A segment of the Candidatus Latescibacter sp. genome:
CATTCCGCGTGCAGGAGAACTTTCAGGTAATTCTGCGGCTCCCGTTCCAGCATCTCATAAGCTTCCTGGGTACGGCTCATGGGCAGCTCGGCGGAGATCATCGCTTCCGGATAAAGGTCGCCCCTGGCCAGATGTTCGATGGCATCTTTGAATTCACCATGGGAAACCCGTGAGGTGACCAGGATACCCTCTTTCCAGATCAACTCCTTCATCACCAGGGATACCTCCTTATCGCCGAGGCTCAGAACGCAGACCTTTCCCGCGCCGCGGATGCTGCGGATAGCCTCACGGACGGGGTGGACGCGGCCTTCGATTTCCCTGGCCTCACCCGTCGCTTCAAAGGCGATGTCTACTCCGCAGCCGCAGGTATGTTCGCGGATGGCCTCCACCGGATCGGTTTCCAGCGCATTGACGGTGATGATATCCGGATAGATACTTTTCAGAATTTCCAGACGTTTCGGTATGACATCGATGGCGAAAATTTTGCCTTTGGTGATTGTACGGGCGGCCTGGAGAATTGACTGGCCGATCTTACCGGCGCCGAACATCGCCAGGGTATCGCCTGGCTGGACGCTGGCCCGCTTTGAAGCATGAAAGCCGATGGAGTAAGGTTCGATCAGAGCCGCATGCCTGTCGGGTATATCCGGATGAATCGGGTAGAGCATGAAGTCTTTCACCGCTGCGTATTCTGCGAAACCGCCATCCGAATCGATGCCGACAAGCTTGAGCGAGGTGCAGGCCGGATAGTGTTTCCTTCCGCAGGCCGGGCATGTTCCGCACCAGTAGATCGGATCGACCGCTACCCGGTCCCCGATGGTATATCCTTTTACCAAACTTCCCTTCTTTGCAACCGTCCCGATAAATTCATGTCCCTGGATCAACGGAAGTTTGCTGCGGGGGTGGAATTCCCCGTTGAAAACATGCTGGTCGCTTCCGCAGATGCTCGCCCATGTAACTTTTACCAGAACCCCGGAATCGCCGATCTTCGGCTCGGGAACATCCTTCCACTCGATCTTTCTGTATTCGGTAAGTACCGCCGCTTTCATAGTAAATTCCCCATTTTAAAAATATATTCTCTCGCAAAGTTCGCAAAGAAACAAGGAAGAAGCCGGAAGAAAAATCTTTTGCTTTGTGCCGCTTTGCCTTTGCCCCTTTGTGCCTTTTCTTTAGACTTTGTCACTCTGTCACTCTGTCACTTTTTTTACTGCCTTCATATCACAGTAAGATTTAGGATTATCCAGCACAAAAAGAAGGTACAATATAGCGGTCACCATCATGCAGAGCGCCACTGTAAATACTCCCTGGAAGGTCATGACTTTCATGTCCAGGAGCTTTCCGAAAATGATGGGCAGGAGAGCCATGAAGGGAATGATGCCCATGTTGGTCACCGCTACGTATGTTGATTTGTCCAGGGTCGGACAGCAGAAGAGGCACATATTGGTGTAGCCTACATTATCCGAAATCTGGGCCAACCCCGTTACCACGAATGCTGCGAAGAACACCCACGGCCCGGTGGAAGGCACGAACCAGGCAATAAGCGTGTAGAGGATGGCGAATGTCTGGGCGGTGGCCATCATGTACTTGGGACCGTACTTGTCGGCAATGCGGGTGATGGTGGAGCCTCCGATGGCCAGCCCGAGGCCATACAGGGCGGGGAACCAGCCCGCATCGACACGGTTGAATCCCCGCTCCTGGATCAAATACACGAGAAGGAAAGCCATCATGATATTATGGCCGCTCATGAGCCATTTACCGACGAAAAATTTCACCAGCAGCCGGTCGCTCTTAACTATCCTTATGCATTTTTTCAGATACTCCCAGAAAGAGGGGGCGCTCTTTACTACAGCGCCTTCCGGCTCCTTCAGGAGTAGAATGACCAGGGCGGTGAGCAATGAAAATATAAACGCTGCGAAGAAGATTACCGCGAAACCGTAAGGCGCCTCGAAATGTTTCTGAATCCCTTTTGAAGCGAATCCGGAAAGGAAATTGCCGCCGTACCGGAAAGTGAATTGCACCCCGAGCAGGAGGCCGAGCTGCGCTGTGGGAATGATCTTGAAAAGGAGGGTGTAATTCGCCGGGATATAAAGGTTTACTGTTAAACAGGCCAAAGCATAACAGATGAGGAAGAACCAGATACTGAAAGGAGCGTTGGCTGTTCCGGTGAGGAGCACGTAGATACCGTAAACAAGCCAGGGTATGCTGGTCAGGAAGAATGCCCAGGCCATGTAAAACTTTTTAATGGGTTTTCCCTCGGATGCATAGGCCGCCCAGGTTTGAGGCAGTGCGAATCCCAGCCAGAATATGGCGGTGACAAGCCCGATCTGGGTTTTGCTCGCATTGAGAAATGACAGGAAAGCCACAGGAATGCCCATGTAATAGGTCATTCCTCCCCAGACGCTTCCTCCGAAGCCGAACAGGACAGCGCTGATATTATACTTCCAGTACTCCCGCAGGCTCGGCTTTTCCTTCACCGTTACCGCGCCATTATCACGTGCCGATTCTTCCATTCCCTTTCCTTCCGCTATAAATAAATGAAAACAGCTTATTCACCAGAATTATTCAAAAACTTGCTATGATATTTTCTTAACTCTTTTTTAAACAAATACTTATTATTAATTTTTGAAGGCAGCCCCCTAAATCCCCCGAAGGGGGACTTTTCGCGGTAAAGATGAAAATGTGAAAGTGTAACTTTTTTTAAAAAACCGAACAAAGCCTTGTCTATCAGTCTCTAAAGTCCCCCTTTGGGGGATTTAGGGGGCTGTAGTTTTAACGTTAACAGAGACTGAAATCTCTTTTACATGCATAATTCGGATAAGGATAATAAAGAATTATGCTATTTAACGCACTTTTACCGTGCCTGTCAAGAAGAATGATAGTTATGGAAATATTTCTTGCCTTGAATCCTTCAGACCTGCATCTTAGGTGCATTTCATCTGAATTATTGCTCCGGCATCTAAACAATCAAAACATGCGCAACTTTTTATGTCGTCGTGTATAATTCAATCATTAATAACAGAAAAGGTATTTATGCCCAAACAAATTACTGACAGCCTTCTCGCAGGTGTGGGGAGAACGGATATAACACCGCCGGGGAATTGCTGCCTGGAAGGTTTTGCCGGGAGAGATCATGTAGCCGAAGGGATCCATGACCCCCTTTACGCCACTGCGCTCGCTCTCTCCACACCGCAGGGAGATGCGGTGATCGTGTCCATGGACATTTTAGATATACCCGATTCAACAGTCGACATGCTCTGGGAAAAAATCCGGGGACGATTCAGCCTGGAACCCCGGCAGATTCTTTTCAATGCATCGCACACCCATGCCGGCCCGATGACCTGGCCGCGGATAGACCAGAAACACTGTCCCGACCGTAACATGTGCTTCCCCGACACTGAATACATGAAAAGACTGGTGGAAAATATCGTGGCAGCGGTTGAAAAAGCCCTGGAAAACAGTAAACCGGCGCGCGCCTCCTGGGGAATAGGGGAAACCCGTATCGGTATCTGCCGGAGAGCACAGGACACATCCACTTACCGGGGACCTGCCTCCGGATACCTGGGAATTTACGCCAACTATCCCAACCCGCTTAAAGAAGTGGACCGCACCTGCCCGGTGATACAGTTCACCGATGAAAACGGTTCTCCGCTGGCGCTCGTTTTCGGGGCTTCCTGCCATCCTACCACCATGAGCCATGATAATTACCTTGTTTCTGCGGAGTATCCGGGCGCCGCCCGTAAAATCCTGGAAGAACGCATCGGTGCACCAGCCATGTTCCTGCAGGGAATAGCAGGAGATGTAAAACCGCGTCGGGTGGCGATGGAAAAAAGTTTCAGGAGCGGAACCTTAGAGGATGTGGAAGCGGTCGGCGTTGAGCTGGCGGAAGATGTGCTGCGTACAATGAAACATGGCCTGAAACCGCTCGATATTCGTCTGCGCTCTGCGCTCCGGCGTTTTCCTGTACCCCTCGCCGCAGGGTGGGATGAAAAAATCTTCAGGAATTACCTTGAATCGAACCAGCCCCTTCACCGCCGCATCTGGGCGGAATGGTGGCTGGACAAAATCAGCGCCGGGGAGTCTATACCACGAGAGATTCCCATGGCCCTGTCGATCCTTGAATTATCGGAGGATCTCCGGTTCGCCTGCCTGGCCGGTGAAATTCTCACCGGTATCGGCCTCAAGGTGAAACATCGCTTCCCTTCGGGCGTCACCCTTCCTCTGGGATACTCGAACGGTCGGAGCGGTTATATCCCCGATTCCGATGTTTTGAGAGAAGGAGGTTACGAGGTGATAGAATCGATTTTCTTCACCCCGTGGCTGCCCGCTCCCTGGCGCGAGGATATCGATGACACCATCCTGGGCGCGTTTGATGCGCTCCAGGCGAGTCTGGAGGATTAAAAAAAAAAGTCTGAACCTTGATTCTCGTGATTCTTGGATTAGCCTGATTATGGTGAGATGGATTTATCAAGGTAAGCCTTTAATCTTAGAATTTATCGAAGCTTGTTGCGGGGTTGGATCCCCCCAGTCCATCGGACATACCCCCTTATTAAGGGGGGCAACCGATACCATCGGCGGTAGAATGGTTTTTCTATTTTATCCTCCTTAGCAAGGGGGATGTCACCGAAGGTGACAGGGGGATCATCTTTGATACCTCGCAGCTTGCTGCGGGGTAATACATTTTCCCACGAATCATGGTTCAGATTTCTTTAAAAAAAGGATATATATCATGAAATGTTTTATTCGAATGCTCTTTATGACAGGATTACTCGGCTTCCTCATAGTCAGCCCCGCATGGAGCCAGAAAAGCGGCTTTGGATTGGGTATCATTGCCGGAGAGCCGACAGGCATTGACGGGAAATACTGGCTCTCCGGCAGCACAGCTATCGATGCCGGGGCTGCATGGTCATTTGTCGACCATCCGCATTTCCAGGTGCAGGGTGATTTTGTATTTCACAATTTCAGTGTTTTGAAGCGTACTTTCGAAGTAACCAAGGGGGAACTGCCTCTCTATTACGGCATTGGCGCCCGTCTGCGTATTCAGCATGAAAACCAATTCGGGCTGCGGTTTGTGGGAGGTGTGTCGTATATCTTCGATAATGCTCCGGTAGATATTTTTCTTGAGGTCGCGCCTATCATGAATCTTATTCCCAGCACCGAATTAGACTTGAGCGCGGCAGCAGGAATTCGCTACTGGTTTAAATGATACAAGCATGGACGGCCGCTTTCGGGAAATAAGTCGAAAGCGGCCGTTCAGGTTTCAGCGTGTAAGCCGCTTTGTCAATTCGACATATGAGGGGAAGAGTTTTGTGAGCTTCTCACGGTCCCCCAGTTCAAAATCCTCGTAGTCAAATCCCGGAACCATCGTGGTTCCCAGGAGCCCATACCTTCCACCCCCCATGAGAAAAAGCCCTCACCGGCCAGCGGTTCAAGCCGGAGAAGCTTTATGATTTCATCCGCATCCAAAACTAAATCTTTACGGTTTTCGATTGATTCTTGGTGAGAGGCCATCGAACCGATGAAGCATCAAAATAATTATTTTGTTACAGTAACCGTTCTCGATGAAACTGTAACATAGTTGGTGAAAATATTGATAATCACATCAAGAACGCTTGCCTGGGTTTTGATTTCATAATTTGTTGCGCCCCCAGCCATAACTTGTGTGTCCACATTGTTGATGGGCACCAATCCAAAGAGAACATACCATTGACGTTGTTCAACCACCTGATTTTGCGCAGGTCCACTCCCAATTTTATGGATGTTTGTAGCACAACCTGCCGCAACGGCCATCATGACAACCAGAGCTAATGCTAACCCGTTTTTCAGCATACACACCTCCAGACGATTCATTTTTTTGTCAAGGAACCAATGGAAGATTCAATGGCCTCTCCATTTTTTTCATAGAATTTCAGGGTAATTATGTAATCGATTTGAAAAGAAGTATGGGAGTTCTGTGCAACAAACAGTTTAAAAATAACCATTTCTTTAGTTATAACTCTCATTTGGTTAATAACGAAACCACCATGAGAAAATATACCTTGCATAGTTTTGTCGTTTCCCATTTTTTTCATGATTGCCAACTCATATCCCGCAATTTGATCCTTTCTGTCTTCAAGTTTCGGGAGAGAAGACACAACACAGATAATTCGCTGTTCGGCATCGACAAAGAACTGTATCGGTTTGACAAAAGATGTATCGCTCATCGCTAATTCCCTTCCAATAATCTTCAATACATTCTCAGTCAATTCTTTTGATAGTGGCAGGCATTGTTTTGGAGGAGAGAAAGAAAAACCAAATTCATTATAGGTAACTTTTTCACTCAGAAGTGACGGATTAACTTTAAATTGCAATTCGGCCGGTTTTTCATCCTTTTTTGAACCACATCCCATGATTAATCCATAGATACTTACAAGGGCAATCAAGTAAACACCGGCCTGTCTTGCACTATACGTCATAGATAAATCACCTTCACCAATTTATCATTATTCGTTAACTGTAATATAATGTTATAATAAAGATACCGACATGGAAAGGCGAAAGCAAGTACTATTTTTATGCCATACATCAACCGTAAACCTTGACTGTATCAGAGTGATAACACTTGCGGGGGCTCGCTTTAAAGAACCCCCGCATCGTGATTTCTTATTTTATCAATATTTTTCATCATACTTCTTATATATCATATCTTTCCAACCCGGGATGTGGCCTTCCATTTTACGGGTTTCCTGGGGGTCGTGACGGTTCCCAAGGTACAGCCACTGCATGGGTTCATCGGTGCCGTTGATGGAGGAGTGAGGAATTTTGAATGTGGGAGGTATGAGAAACGCCATTCCCGGCTCCTGCCTGCGAAGCTGGTTCCCGAAAAGGAGAAGGCTGGTTCCCTTGAGCTGGCACCATATTTCCTCGCAGCCCGGGCCGTGCATATGCGGCTGCGCCATATCCCAGGCGGCAACAGATACTACCGCGATGCCCATCGGGTTCGAGAATTTCACACCGTCCACGATACCGCGTCCGATGTGCGCCCAGTGCATTCCCGCGCCTGGCATGTGATCCTTGTATGAGCCGGTCTTCATTTCTTTCAGAGGCTGGAATCCTTCGGTTATGTCTTCCACCACGATAACCGCCTGGAGCGATTGTTCCTTGTCGGTATTGAAGAACTGGTAGGTGAGCCCGGCCGGGATGAATACTCCGGTGCCTTCCGAAAGATCGGCCTTCTTGCCCCCTGCCTCAACTCTGCCGACGCCTTCGGTTATGTAGAAAAATACCTGTTCCTTATCGTGCTTTGTCTTCTGAGTGTAGGTGGCGGGATCGAGAGCGCCGTGATTGTATGCTTTGATATATTTCAAAACCGCGCCGGGCCGTGAAGGATTCGCCGGGTCTCCGGGAGTCAGGTAGGGACGCTCGATCCATCCGCCGTGCATGACCGAGCGGTTATAGACCGGGGAATTCTTCCAGTTTTGCAGGTAGAAATCGATATTCGTATCGGTGGCAGGATAACGGTGATTGTAATCATCCAGCTCGAAATACGACGGCGCCTTGTCCTGGGTGTATCCGGGAATAAAGGTGATGGTGAACAGTGCGGCTGTGAGCATGAGCAGTCGTTTCATGGAACCCTCCTTTGAATTTGGTCAGATTTTACTTTATTCTGTAGATATGGACATCGTAGGGTTTGAAATCATCCTCGAATGTACCGCGGCGCACCGCTATGGTTCTCCCCTCGCCGACAACCTCCGCTGTCCGATTCCCGCCGCTCAGGGTAAAGGAAGCTTTGGTTTCCCCGTTGCGCATCCCGGCGGCAAAGATATAGGTTTCTCCCCTGTATTGTTTCATCAGGGTATCCACAGGGATTTCCGGGCTGGCTGATTTTACCTCAATCTTGCCGGTAACTGTCGGGCTGTTCAGCACTGGCGCCATCTCGCGGATCTGCGCGTTGAGCCTGGTCACAGCCTCAAGCATTTCGGGGTCATCAAGCAGTGCATGCTCGTTGAATTTCGGCTTCCACTCGTGCACGAAATAGATGATCCCGCCGGAGCCATGAATAATCGACATCCATACCTCCGCCCGGACTTGGTGGGGAGTGGCCTTGTTCCCTGAGCTTATGTACGTGCATTCGATGCAGTTCCAGACGATCTTTTTGCTGCCTGCCCAGGCTCGGAGACGTTCCACTCCGGCCGGCACATACCAGAGATTACCTTTTATCTCCGGGTAGGGGCTGGTGACCGGGTAAATATCGAATGATACGATATCCCCGCCCCTGGCATACTCAGGGTAATCCTCGGGATGGTTCCTCCTTACACCACGGCCGATATAATTGTCCCAGGCCACAGCCTGACCGAGGTTCAGCAGCACCGGCCGTGAAGGATCCGCGGCGCGGATCTTCTCATAATCGGCGATGATTTTTTCCGGAAGGATCGGAGGCCCGTATCCCTTGCCTTCTCCCTGGGACTGGGCGTTATCCGGCTCGTCGCCGTGCATCCAGCCCGCGATGACAGGATCATCCTTGTATTTCATTCCTGTCGTATTCTGTGAGCAGATGACCCGCATTCCGGCTTTCCGGAGAGCGGCAAGTTGCTCCTCGGTTGGTCCCTGCCAGAGGCCGACATACAGGTTGATTCCTGCGGCTTTATACTTCTCCGCATTTGAGGGATCCTGGAGCCAGACCGCAAGAGGGAAGAAACCAGGATCGGGCGGGAGGCCGCGTTCCCAGGCTGAATATGGGGTTTTACCTGCTTTTGGAGCACCGGAGGATGTCTGGGCATCTGCCATAGCAGTAAGTGAAATCGTCAGATACAAAAAGAGAAAGAATCTCATACATGATCCCCCTTTACAGTGAATGAGAACTTGCCGGTCTTATAAGGAAAATATATATAACTTCGCGGTTAAATAGGTGTTTTTTTTAGAAAGACACGACAACCCATCCCTTTCTTTCAGTCCAGAAATATCCGGTATCCCTCTTTGCCTTTTTGCTTTTTTTCTCTCGGAGATTATATTGAAGACTGTTAATTGAATTTTTACGGTTATGTCGTTAAGTAAGCTAAGGTGATCATCCGAAAGGTTAATCCCCCCTAC
Coding sequences within it:
- a CDS encoding cupin domain-containing protein, which gives rise to MKRLLMLTAALFTITFIPGYTQDKAPSYFELDDYNHRYPATDTNIDFYLQNWKNSPVYNRSVMHGGWIERPYLTPGDPANPSRPGAVLKYIKAYNHGALDPATYTQKTKHDKEQVFFYITEGVGRVEAGGKKADLSEGTGVFIPAGLTYQFFNTDKEQSLQAVIVVEDITEGFQPLKEMKTGSYKDHMPGAGMHWAHIGRGIVDGVKFSNPMGIAVVSVAAWDMAQPHMHGPGCEEIWCQLKGTSLLLFGNQLRRQEPGMAFLIPPTFKIPHSSINGTDEPMQWLYLGNRHDPQETRKMEGHIPGWKDMIYKKYDEKY
- a CDS encoding MFS transporter translates to MEESARDNGAVTVKEKPSLREYWKYNISAVLFGFGGSVWGGMTYYMGIPVAFLSFLNASKTQIGLVTAIFWLGFALPQTWAAYASEGKPIKKFYMAWAFFLTSIPWLVYGIYVLLTGTANAPFSIWFFLICYALACLTVNLYIPANYTLLFKIIPTAQLGLLLGVQFTFRYGGNFLSGFASKGIQKHFEAPYGFAVIFFAAFIFSLLTALVILLLKEPEGAVVKSAPSFWEYLKKCIRIVKSDRLLVKFFVGKWLMSGHNIMMAFLLVYLIQERGFNRVDAGWFPALYGLGLAIGGSTITRIADKYGPKYMMATAQTFAILYTLIAWFVPSTGPWVFFAAFVVTGLAQISDNVGYTNMCLFCCPTLDKSTYVAVTNMGIIPFMALLPIIFGKLLDMKVMTFQGVFTVALCMMVTAILYLLFVLDNPKSYCDMKAVKKVTE
- a CDS encoding alcohol dehydrogenase catalytic domain-containing protein — encoded protein: MKAAVLTEYRKIEWKDVPEPKIGDSGVLVKVTWASICGSDQHVFNGEFHPRSKLPLIQGHEFIGTVAKKGSLVKGYTIGDRVAVDPIYWCGTCPACGRKHYPACTSLKLVGIDSDGGFAEYAAVKDFMLYPIHPDIPDRHAALIEPYSIGFHASKRASVQPGDTLAMFGAGKIGQSILQAARTITKGKIFAIDVIPKRLEILKSIYPDIITVNALETDPVEAIREHTCGCGVDIAFEATGEAREIEGRVHPVREAIRSIRGAGKVCVLSLGDKEVSLVMKELIWKEGILVTSRVSHGEFKDAIEHLARGDLYPEAMISAELPMSRTQEAYEMLEREPQNYLKVLLHAE
- a CDS encoding neutral/alkaline non-lysosomal ceramidase N-terminal domain-containing protein, with amino-acid sequence MPKQITDSLLAGVGRTDITPPGNCCLEGFAGRDHVAEGIHDPLYATALALSTPQGDAVIVSMDILDIPDSTVDMLWEKIRGRFSLEPRQILFNASHTHAGPMTWPRIDQKHCPDRNMCFPDTEYMKRLVENIVAAVEKALENSKPARASWGIGETRIGICRRAQDTSTYRGPASGYLGIYANYPNPLKEVDRTCPVIQFTDENGSPLALVFGASCHPTTMSHDNYLVSAEYPGAARKILEERIGAPAMFLQGIAGDVKPRRVAMEKSFRSGTLEDVEAVGVELAEDVLRTMKHGLKPLDIRLRSALRRFPVPLAAGWDEKIFRNYLESNQPLHRRIWAEWWLDKISAGESIPREIPMALSILELSEDLRFACLAGEILTGIGLKVKHRFPSGVTLPLGYSNGRSGYIPDSDVLREGGYEVIESIFFTPWLPAPWREDIDDTILGAFDALQASLED